One region of Acaryochloris thomasi RCC1774 genomic DNA includes:
- a CDS encoding heme o synthase, with translation MQRLTWPGTNWQESVTQTIADYYQLTKPRLILLFLITTAAAMWVAAKGQVDGVLVLATLTGGALAAGSANTINCLYDRDIDYVMERTRHRPLPSGRIQPWQALVFAIALAIISFTLLATVANLLSACLAMSGIAAYFFVYTAWLKRSSTQNIVIGGAAGAIPPLVGWAAVTGDLSLAAWAMFAIVFVWTPPHFWPLAMMIQEDYAKVGVPMMPVVDGDDSTAKQMMFYTVLLVPTSLLLVYPLHASGGVYGAIALVLGGMFIQKVWQLNQSPADKTMARSVFKFSILYMMLLCAGMGLDSLPLTQNLVAQGSQVLQMLVLGA, from the coding sequence ATGCAACGACTGACTTGGCCTGGAACTAATTGGCAAGAGAGTGTCACCCAAACTATCGCGGACTATTATCAGCTCACGAAGCCCCGTCTGATTCTTCTATTCTTGATTACGACGGCGGCGGCGATGTGGGTTGCGGCAAAGGGCCAAGTGGATGGCGTTTTAGTTTTGGCAACTTTGACGGGTGGAGCCTTGGCTGCAGGATCGGCGAATACAATCAATTGTCTCTACGATCGCGATATTGATTATGTAATGGAGCGCACCCGCCACCGTCCGCTACCTTCGGGTCGGATTCAGCCTTGGCAGGCTTTGGTGTTTGCGATCGCACTTGCAATAATATCCTTCACGCTTCTCGCCACCGTTGCCAATCTGCTAAGCGCCTGCCTCGCCATGTCAGGGATTGCGGCCTACTTCTTTGTATATACGGCTTGGCTGAAGCGTTCTTCCACGCAAAATATTGTTATTGGCGGTGCGGCTGGTGCGATTCCGCCACTGGTGGGCTGGGCTGCGGTCACGGGGGATTTGAGCTTGGCGGCTTGGGCAATGTTTGCGATCGTGTTTGTCTGGACACCGCCTCACTTCTGGCCTCTGGCGATGATGATTCAAGAGGACTATGCCAAGGTTGGCGTGCCGATGATGCCGGTGGTGGATGGTGATGATTCCACGGCTAAGCAGATGATGTTTTATACAGTGTTGCTGGTGCCCACGTCTTTGCTATTGGTGTATCCGCTCCATGCTTCGGGTGGAGTTTATGGTGCGATCGCACTTGTCCTAGGCGGCATGTTCATACAAAAGGTCTGGCAGCTCAATCAGAGTCCCGCAGATAAGACAATGGCTCGATCTGTCTTTAAATTCTCGATTTTATACATGATGTTGCTTTGTGCAGGGATGGGACTTGATAGTTTGCCATTAACTCAAAACCTCGTTGCTCAAGGCTCTCAGGTATTACAGATGCTTGTATTGGGTGCTTGA
- a CDS encoding COX15/CtaA family protein, protein MADSLLNNSTAESSAGSPSERLGWMFLSMAVLTFFLMALGSTTRVMNAGLSCPDWPLCYGELVPAQQMNLQVFLEWFHRLVASSIGFLMIALTGMTLFWRKQIPRWVPVAAGLCLLLVIAQGILGGLTVTQLLRFDIVTAHLATGLMFFSCLLGIGAALVTYQGTGVVGRLSWLGMAAVGCVYGQSILGGVVASRWAAHQCLGGSRLCSVMYSHFAGVVPAVFSVVVLVVLAMRTAALHPRLRMLTQIMTLLLGLQVVLGVSTLRLHLQVVALTVAHQAIGAALLGSLVLFTVWAWRDGREPGGDHRSQDLNIGTNL, encoded by the coding sequence ATGGCTGATAGCTTACTGAATAATTCCACCGCTGAATCTAGTGCAGGCAGTCCTTCCGAGCGTCTGGGCTGGATGTTTCTGAGTATGGCTGTACTGACCTTTTTCTTAATGGCATTGGGCAGCACCACACGAGTCATGAATGCGGGCCTCTCCTGTCCTGACTGGCCTCTCTGTTACGGAGAGTTAGTACCTGCACAACAAATGAACCTTCAGGTTTTTCTGGAGTGGTTCCATCGGCTGGTCGCTTCTTCCATTGGCTTTTTGATGATTGCTTTAACCGGCATGACGCTCTTCTGGCGAAAGCAGATTCCGCGTTGGGTGCCCGTGGCTGCTGGACTCTGTCTGCTATTGGTCATTGCTCAAGGGATTCTGGGCGGTCTGACGGTGACCCAGCTGCTCCGGTTTGATATTGTGACGGCCCATTTAGCAACTGGACTGATGTTCTTTAGCTGTCTGCTGGGTATTGGTGCTGCCCTCGTAACTTACCAGGGGACAGGCGTTGTCGGTCGGCTGTCCTGGCTGGGCATGGCGGCTGTAGGCTGTGTCTACGGTCAAAGCATTTTAGGTGGCGTGGTTGCATCTCGCTGGGCCGCGCATCAGTGTTTGGGCGGTTCTCGTCTCTGTTCTGTGATGTATAGCCATTTTGCTGGAGTAGTACCGGCGGTGTTTTCTGTGGTGGTGCTGGTGGTGCTGGCGATGAGAACGGCGGCGCTTCATCCTCGACTGCGGATGCTGACGCAGATTATGACGCTGCTGCTGGGTCTTCAGGTTGTTTTGGGTGTGTCTACGCTACGGCTGCACTTGCAGGTGGTGGCATTAACGGTGGCTCATCAGGCGATTGGGGCGGCGCTGCTTGGATCACTGGTTCTGTTTACGGTTTGGGCATGGCGCGATGGCCGAGAGCCGGGTGGAGACCATCGTTCTCAGGATCTGAATATTGGAACAAATTTATGA
- a CDS encoding cytochrome c oxidase subunit II yields MNVPSSVATLIIGIAITLISLWVGQNNGLLPTAASVEAAQIDNLFNAMMAIATGLFLLVQGALLYSLFAFRKKKDDDTDAAPVHGNVPLEIVWTAIPSAIVLWLAIYSFDVYQSVNSGGFMGSDHMAHAQSKIVNVSNQTQMADMGSGMSNPIDNSLVINVKGLQYAWLFYYDGTDIVSGDLHVPSGRPVELNINAQDVIHAFWVPEFRLKQDAVPGVETHLAFTPNKPGNYPIICAELCGAYHGAMKTRVIVDTPEDYETWYSSRVVATTDSSSEVAATSNADHQMASLTPEPDALTDLQAENPSVDSQQIQALLSSAEPLTAPNL; encoded by the coding sequence GTGAATGTTCCAAGCTCCGTTGCCACGCTTATCATTGGCATCGCCATTACCTTGATTAGCCTGTGGGTCGGGCAGAATAACGGTTTGCTCCCCACCGCCGCCTCTGTTGAGGCGGCCCAAATTGATAACCTGTTCAATGCGATGATGGCGATCGCAACCGGCTTATTCCTCTTAGTCCAAGGCGCGCTCCTCTACTCGCTCTTTGCATTCCGCAAGAAAAAAGACGATGACACTGACGCTGCCCCCGTTCACGGCAACGTCCCGCTAGAGATTGTCTGGACTGCGATTCCTAGTGCGATTGTGCTGTGGCTAGCGATTTACAGCTTTGATGTTTACCAGTCCGTCAACAGTGGCGGCTTTATGGGCAGCGATCACATGGCCCACGCCCAATCCAAGATCGTCAACGTCTCTAACCAGACCCAGATGGCCGACATGGGTTCGGGCATGTCGAATCCCATTGATAATTCACTGGTGATCAACGTTAAGGGACTGCAGTACGCTTGGCTGTTCTACTATGACGGCACCGACATCGTTTCCGGCGACCTCCATGTTCCTTCTGGACGCCCGGTGGAGCTGAACATCAATGCTCAAGACGTTATTCACGCTTTTTGGGTACCCGAGTTCCGCCTTAAGCAAGATGCCGTTCCTGGTGTTGAAACCCATTTGGCCTTCACCCCCAATAAGCCCGGTAACTACCCAATCATTTGCGCTGAACTCTGCGGCGCCTATCACGGCGCAATGAAAACCCGCGTGATTGTAGACACCCCTGAAGACTATGAAACTTGGTACAGCAGTCGCGTGGTTGCCACCACCGACAGTTCCTCAGAGGTAGCGGCGACCTCCAATGCCGATCATCAGATGGCAAGCCTGACGCCCGAGCCTGACGCGTTGACAGACCTGCAGGCCGAGAACCCCAGCGTTGATTCTCAACAAATTCAGGCGCTGCTTAGCTCTGCCGAACCGTTGACGGCCCCCAATCTGTGA
- the ctaD gene encoding cytochrome c oxidase subunit I, translated as MTTAPINASDHHVEVAHGTPWKEYFSFSTDHKVIGIQYLVTSFVFYLIGGVLAELVRTELATPASDFVPREVYNELFTMHATIMIFLWIIPSLTGGFGNFLVPLMIGAKDMAFPKLNAIAFWIIPPTSVLLLMSFFVGPASAGWTSYPPLSLITNKAGEAIWIAGVILLGTSSIMAGLNFLVTILKMRIPSMPMNKMPLFCWAMLATSALQLVATPVLTGAMVLLGFDLIIGTAFFNPTGGGDPIVYQHMFWFYSHPAVYIMILPAFGLISEILPVHARKPIFGYQAIAYSSIAISFLGLIVWAHHMFTSGTPDWLRMFFMIATMVIAVPTGIKVFSWVATVWGGKLRLCSAMLFGMAFVSMFVVGGLSGVMVAAVPFDIHVHDTYFIVAHLHYVLFGGSVFGIYAGIYHWFPKMTGKMLNEPLGKIHWALTFVGFNMTFLPMHVLGLQGMNRRVAEYDPQFATINMICTIGSYILAVSTLPFIANAIWSWMAGEKASDNPWEALTLEWTTPSPPPHENWDIEPVLVVGPYDYGMNHKLPVNIPLAKESEPVLAAGPNSALRAEGNPEVSPSENSEE; from the coding sequence ATGACCACAGCCCCCATAAATGCCTCAGATCACCATGTCGAAGTTGCTCACGGCACCCCGTGGAAGGAGTACTTTAGCTTCAGCACCGACCATAAAGTGATCGGGATTCAATACTTAGTCACCAGCTTTGTCTTTTATTTGATTGGTGGCGTCCTAGCCGAACTGGTTAGAACCGAATTAGCGACGCCAGCGTCTGACTTCGTGCCCCGTGAGGTCTATAACGAACTGTTCACGATGCACGCCACGATCATGATCTTTCTGTGGATCATTCCGAGCTTGACGGGCGGATTCGGTAACTTTTTGGTGCCGCTGATGATTGGGGCCAAGGATATGGCGTTCCCCAAATTAAACGCGATCGCATTTTGGATTATCCCCCCCACCAGCGTTTTGCTATTGATGAGCTTCTTCGTCGGCCCCGCCAGCGCCGGTTGGACCTCTTACCCGCCGCTGAGCCTGATCACGAATAAAGCCGGTGAAGCCATCTGGATTGCGGGCGTTATTTTGCTAGGCACCTCGTCAATCATGGCCGGACTCAATTTCCTGGTCACGATCTTAAAGATGCGGATTCCCAGCATGCCCATGAACAAAATGCCCCTATTCTGCTGGGCAATGCTGGCAACCTCTGCGCTACAGCTTGTGGCAACTCCAGTTCTAACGGGTGCGATGGTTTTGCTCGGTTTCGATTTAATTATCGGCACCGCATTCTTTAACCCAACCGGCGGCGGTGATCCGATTGTGTACCAGCATATGTTCTGGTTTTACTCGCACCCAGCGGTATACATCATGATTTTGCCTGCATTTGGGCTAATTTCTGAAATCTTGCCGGTCCATGCTCGCAAACCAATTTTTGGATACCAAGCGATCGCATACTCCAGTATTGCCATCAGCTTCTTGGGCCTGATTGTTTGGGCGCACCATATGTTCACTAGCGGCACCCCTGACTGGCTCAGAATGTTCTTCATGATTGCCACAATGGTGATTGCAGTCCCCACCGGCATTAAAGTCTTTAGCTGGGTGGCAACGGTATGGGGCGGCAAACTCAGGCTGTGCAGCGCCATGCTGTTCGGAATGGCCTTTGTTTCAATGTTCGTCGTCGGTGGCCTCAGTGGTGTTATGGTCGCCGCAGTCCCCTTCGATATTCACGTCCACGACACTTACTTCATCGTCGCTCACCTGCACTACGTTCTATTCGGCGGCAGTGTATTTGGCATCTACGCAGGCATCTATCACTGGTTTCCTAAAATGACCGGCAAGATGCTCAATGAGCCTCTGGGTAAAATCCATTGGGCTTTAACCTTCGTCGGCTTCAACATGACATTCTTGCCCATGCACGTCTTAGGTCTACAGGGTATGAATCGCCGGGTGGCTGAATACGACCCGCAGTTTGCCACCATCAATATGATCTGCACCATTGGCTCCTATATCTTGGCCGTTTCTACGCTGCCCTTCATCGCCAACGCAATCTGGAGCTGGATGGCAGGCGAAAAAGCCAGCGATAATCCCTGGGAAGCCCTAACCCTAGAGTGGACAACCCCTTCACCGCCGCCCCATGAAAATTGGGACATTGAGCCAGTGCTCGTGGTCGGTCCCTACGATTACGGCATGAACCATAAGCTGCCAGTCAATATCCCGCTGGCTAAGGAGTCAGAGCCGGTCCTGGCAGCAGGTCCAAACTCCGCGTTACGAGCAGAGGGAAATCCCGAAGTTTCTCCAAGCGAAAATAGCGAAGAGTAG
- a CDS encoding cytochrome c oxidase subunit 3 yields the protein MQGSTVDQNQPAVSSAAEHSEHPDLRLFGFVIFLVSESMLFVGLFVAYLTFKAMNPEWPPEGTPRLELLLPGINTVILLSSSFVAHKADEAIKHEGDVAGVRKWFGITMAMGVVFLCGQLYEYSNLEFGLTTNVFASTFYVLTGFHGLHVLVGVLLMGGVLWRSRKPGHYTAETHFGIEAAEVYWHFVDVVWVILFSLLYLLR from the coding sequence ATGCAAGGTTCAACCGTCGATCAAAATCAACCCGCAGTCAGCAGTGCCGCAGAACATAGCGAACATCCCGATCTACGCCTGTTTGGTTTTGTGATCTTTCTTGTCTCAGAAAGTATGTTGTTTGTGGGCCTCTTTGTGGCCTACCTCACCTTTAAAGCCATGAATCCAGAATGGCCCCCGGAAGGAACGCCCAGACTAGAGCTGCTTCTGCCCGGAATTAACACCGTCATTCTGCTCTCCAGTAGTTTTGTCGCTCACAAGGCAGACGAAGCGATCAAACACGAAGGTGATGTCGCGGGCGTCCGTAAATGGTTCGGCATCACAATGGCGATGGGGGTAGTCTTCCTCTGCGGTCAGCTTTATGAGTACAGCAACCTAGAATTTGGTCTGACGACCAACGTGTTTGCCAGTACTTTCTACGTGCTGACAGGCTTCCACGGGCTGCATGTTTTAGTGGGCGTTTTGTTGATGGGAGGGGTTTTGTGGCGCTCTCGCAAACCGGGTCACTACACGGCAGAAACACACTTCGGCATTGAGGCGGCTGAAGTTTACTGGCACTTTGTCGATGTCGTTTGGGTTATTTTATTCTCGCTTCTCTATCTCTTACGTTAG
- the groL gene encoding chaperonin GroEL (60 kDa chaperone family; promotes refolding of misfolded polypeptides especially under stressful conditions; forms two stacked rings of heptamers to form a barrel-shaped 14mer; ends can be capped by GroES; misfolded proteins enter the barrel where they are refolded when GroES binds): MAKKVVFDEQSRRALERGVNSLADAVRITLGPKGRNVVLEKSYGAPQIVNDGVTIAKEVELEDPLENAGAQLMREVASKTNDVAGDGTTTATVLAQALIREGMKNVAAGANPVALRKGIEKTIEALVKEIEAMSKPVTGDAIAQVGTISAGNDDEVGGMIAQAMDKVGKDGVITVEESKSLATELEVVEGMQIDRGYISPYFVTNNETMVAELDNAKLLIVNKKVSSLQDLVGILEKVARAGNPLLIIAEDVEGEALATLVVNKLRGVLNVVAIKAPGFGDRRGAMLQDIAVVTGGQVISEDIGLTLDKVELEMLGTAQKVTISKDNTTILSDSDGNKADIDKRVQQLRRQVEETDSEYDKEKISERIAKLAGGVAVIKVGAATETELKDRKLRIEDALNATQAAVAEGIVPGGGTTLIHLTKKVEQIKSQLTGEESLGADIVGLALTAPLSQIAENAGAEGAVVVEKVRESDTTQGYDALNNVYTDMIASGIIDPAKVVRSALQNAGSIAGMVLTTEALVVDIPEEAPAAMPDMGGMGGMGGMGGMGGMGGMGMM, translated from the coding sequence ATGGCAAAAAAAGTAGTATTTGATGAACAGTCTCGCCGCGCTCTAGAGCGTGGTGTGAACTCCCTGGCGGATGCCGTCCGAATTACGTTGGGACCGAAGGGTCGCAATGTGGTGCTAGAGAAAAGCTACGGCGCACCCCAGATCGTAAATGATGGTGTCACCATTGCTAAGGAAGTTGAGCTAGAAGATCCCCTAGAGAACGCTGGGGCACAGCTCATGCGCGAGGTAGCTTCTAAAACTAACGACGTAGCTGGTGATGGAACGACTACGGCGACAGTATTGGCCCAAGCGCTAATTCGTGAAGGTATGAAGAACGTTGCTGCGGGTGCAAACCCAGTGGCGCTTCGCAAAGGAATTGAGAAGACCATCGAAGCTTTGGTCAAAGAGATCGAAGCGATGTCAAAGCCGGTAACTGGAGATGCGATCGCACAGGTCGGCACTATCTCTGCCGGCAACGACGATGAAGTCGGTGGCATGATCGCTCAAGCGATGGATAAAGTCGGCAAAGACGGTGTGATCACCGTTGAAGAATCAAAGTCTCTCGCCACTGAACTAGAGGTGGTTGAAGGGATGCAGATTGATAGAGGCTATATCTCCCCCTACTTCGTCACCAACAACGAAACAATGGTGGCAGAGCTAGATAATGCCAAGCTCCTGATTGTTAATAAGAAAGTCAGCAGCCTTCAAGATTTAGTTGGCATTCTTGAGAAAGTCGCTCGGGCCGGTAATCCTCTTTTGATCATCGCGGAAGATGTCGAAGGGGAAGCTCTGGCAACTCTAGTGGTCAATAAGCTTCGGGGTGTTCTGAACGTTGTTGCCATTAAGGCTCCTGGATTTGGCGATCGACGCGGTGCCATGCTCCAAGATATTGCAGTCGTCACAGGCGGCCAAGTTATTTCTGAAGACATCGGCTTAACCTTAGACAAAGTTGAGCTAGAGATGCTGGGCACTGCTCAGAAAGTCACTATCTCGAAGGACAACACCACCATCTTGTCTGACTCTGACGGCAACAAAGCTGATATCGACAAGCGTGTTCAGCAGCTTCGACGTCAGGTTGAAGAGACTGACTCTGAATATGACAAGGAGAAAATTTCAGAGCGGATTGCGAAGCTAGCTGGTGGCGTTGCGGTCATCAAAGTTGGGGCAGCGACTGAAACTGAGCTAAAGGACCGCAAGCTCCGCATTGAGGATGCCTTGAACGCAACCCAAGCAGCCGTAGCAGAGGGCATTGTCCCTGGTGGCGGTACAACTCTTATTCACCTCACCAAGAAGGTTGAGCAGATCAAGTCTCAGCTCACAGGTGAAGAATCGCTGGGTGCTGATATTGTTGGCTTGGCGCTCACGGCTCCGCTCTCCCAAATCGCGGAGAATGCCGGTGCTGAAGGTGCTGTGGTTGTTGAGAAGGTTCGTGAAAGCGATACCACTCAAGGCTACGATGCTTTGAACAATGTCTACACCGACATGATTGCTTCTGGCATCATCGACCCGGCAAAGGTAGTTCGTTCTGCTTTGCAGAATGCCGGTTCCATTGCGGGAATGGTCCTGACCACTGAAGCCTTGGTAGTAGATATCCCTGAAGAAGCACCTGCTGCTATGCCTGATATGGGTGGCATGGGCGGTATGGGTGGCATGGGCGGCATGGGTGGCATGGGCGGCATGGGCATGATGTAG
- a CDS encoding glycosyltransferase family 2 protein codes for MENSARPLLSIIIPTYNRPERLSQCLQALTQQTLSTQSWEVVVVDDGSEQSMEPVIATVQSQIQIRLIRQSNSGPAKARNTGAESALGQYLVFTDDDCAPKPDWLAQFAHEFEQKSEGLIGGHTLNALEKNLYSTTSQLLIDYLYSYYNGGEENARFFASNNFALPADLFHQIGGFDTNFPLAAGEDREFCDRISSKGYAMYYAPEAIINHAHHLTFKSFWRQHFNYGRGAFYFHAIRANRKQDNIKVEPISFYAKLLSFPFMQPTNQPSFLVSLLLFMSQVANVMGFFWAKKQAT; via the coding sequence ATGGAGAACTCAGCTAGGCCGTTGCTGTCTATTATTATTCCAACCTACAACCGCCCTGAGAGGCTGTCGCAATGTCTTCAGGCCCTTACTCAACAAACGTTGTCCACGCAATCTTGGGAAGTGGTGGTCGTTGATGACGGCAGTGAACAATCAATGGAGCCAGTGATTGCCACCGTGCAGTCACAGATCCAGATTCGCTTGATTCGCCAATCTAATAGCGGCCCTGCCAAGGCTCGCAATACTGGAGCAGAGAGTGCGCTGGGTCAATATTTGGTGTTTACCGATGATGATTGTGCCCCTAAGCCTGATTGGTTAGCTCAGTTTGCCCACGAATTCGAGCAAAAATCCGAAGGTCTGATTGGTGGCCATACTCTCAACGCCCTAGAGAAAAACCTTTACTCCACGACTAGTCAGCTCTTGATTGACTATCTCTACAGCTACTACAACGGAGGGGAAGAGAATGCACGTTTTTTTGCCTCCAATAACTTTGCCCTCCCTGCAGATTTGTTCCATCAGATAGGCGGATTCGATACTAATTTCCCGTTGGCTGCGGGGGAAGATCGTGAATTTTGCGATCGCATCTCAAGCAAGGGCTATGCCATGTACTACGCACCGGAAGCCATTATTAACCATGCCCACCACCTGACGTTCAAAAGCTTTTGGCGTCAGCATTTTAACTACGGCCGCGGCGCTTTCTACTTTCATGCTATTCGTGCGAACCGTAAACAGGACAACATCAAAGTGGAGCCTATTTCTTTCTATGCAAAGCTACTGAGTTTTCCGTTCATGCAGCCCACTAACCAGCCTAGCTTTTTGGTCTCTCTGCTGCTGTTCATGTCGCAGGTCGCCAACGTTATGGGCTTCTTTTGGGCCAAAAAGCAGGCGACCTAG
- a CDS encoding lipopolysaccharide biosynthesis protein, whose product MTLKQQAIRGALWTGIQNWAGQMGAFLVFFVLARLLEPADFGLVALANVFLAFMQIFLEQGFAQALIQREDLEPEHLDTAFWTNIAIGIALGLLSLLTADWIAAGFDEPRLTPILRCFSLIFLINALRGTQQAVLERQFAFKAIAMRSLLGIMIGGITGIGMALSGLGVWSLVGQQFMNELVGTLVIWKASDWRPRFRFSLRHFRQLFRFGSHVLGLNFLNFFNTKINDFLIGYFLGSVALGYYAISYRILQVMTQLLVRTTSGVSLPTFSRLKHDLNRFRNAFYTVTRLTSAIAFPFFLGTSVLAPELVTVLFGEKWLPAVPVIQLLSILGLVRSISFFKSSVFMALGEPAWAMKLKFLSVTLNLVGFAIAFRWGIIGVTFANMMRGLIVFPVGQWVLSRMVKIPFFTYSRQFSAALVSSLVMMGLLLSVKTYLTSLIEMQIIILSLCTLLGAATYGLMLRTLAPQIVAEFWEIGRVALSRSKDTQKA is encoded by the coding sequence ATGACCCTTAAGCAGCAGGCCATTCGAGGCGCATTGTGGACAGGCATTCAAAACTGGGCAGGCCAGATGGGAGCTTTCTTGGTTTTCTTTGTTCTGGCTCGTCTGCTGGAGCCTGCCGATTTTGGCTTAGTGGCCTTGGCGAACGTCTTTCTAGCGTTTATGCAAATCTTTCTAGAGCAGGGATTTGCTCAGGCTCTGATTCAGCGCGAAGATCTAGAACCTGAGCATTTAGATACGGCCTTCTGGACCAATATTGCCATCGGTATTGCCCTCGGTCTGCTGAGCCTGCTCACCGCTGACTGGATTGCTGCTGGTTTTGATGAGCCGCGACTGACGCCGATTCTGCGCTGTTTTTCGCTGATCTTCTTGATCAATGCGCTGCGCGGAACGCAGCAGGCTGTTCTAGAACGACAATTTGCCTTCAAGGCAATAGCGATGCGATCGCTATTGGGGATCATGATCGGTGGCATCACCGGCATCGGCATGGCCCTGTCCGGCTTAGGGGTCTGGAGCCTTGTCGGGCAGCAGTTTATGAACGAACTTGTCGGCACCCTTGTGATCTGGAAGGCCAGCGACTGGCGACCCCGCTTCCGGTTTTCGCTCCGGCACTTCCGGCAGCTCTTTCGCTTCGGGAGTCATGTTTTGGGGCTGAACTTCCTTAATTTTTTTAATACCAAGATCAATGATTTTTTAATTGGCTACTTCCTCGGCTCTGTGGCCCTAGGGTACTACGCCATTTCCTACCGGATTTTGCAGGTGATGACGCAACTGCTGGTGCGGACAACAAGCGGCGTTTCGCTGCCCACGTTCTCGCGGCTAAAGCACGACCTCAACCGATTCCGCAATGCCTTTTATACGGTGACGCGATTGACCAGCGCGATCGCATTTCCTTTCTTCCTCGGCACCTCTGTTCTGGCCCCTGAGCTTGTGACAGTCTTATTTGGGGAGAAGTGGCTACCCGCCGTGCCGGTGATTCAGTTGCTGTCGATTTTGGGCCTCGTGCGCTCCATTTCGTTCTTTAAAAGCTCCGTTTTTATGGCCTTAGGAGAACCTGCTTGGGCCATGAAGCTGAAATTTTTGAGCGTGACGCTGAACTTGGTGGGATTTGCGATCGCGTTTCGCTGGGGCATTATTGGCGTCACCTTTGCCAATATGATGCGTGGCTTAATCGTCTTTCCGGTTGGGCAATGGGTTCTCAGTCGGATGGTCAAGATTCCTTTCTTCACCTACTCGAGGCAGTTCTCCGCAGCCTTGGTTAGCTCACTGGTTATGATGGGGCTTCTTTTGTCAGTGAAGACTTACTTGACTTCCCTCATAGAAATGCAAATCATAATCCTGTCTCTATGCACGCTTCTAGGAGCGGCGACCTACGGTTTGATGCTTCGTACCCTGGCACCTCAGATTGTTGCTGAATTCTGGGAGATTGGCCGAGTCGCGCTGTCGCGGTCTAAAGACACTCAGAAAGCCTAA